In the Drosophila biarmipes strain raj3 chromosome X, RU_DBia_V1.1, whole genome shotgun sequence genome, one interval contains:
- the LOC127012515 gene encoding uncharacterized protein LOC127012515 — protein sequence MFDNSNHKMSKYFNTEILKTLVAQAPVDGQDICNDRFAAMEKAGQYLLFVSSDPKKELHPQKVKTTLRQLFQAEVKEHGCIVRIREETAHKDQGQAHEEQKIPQEEDYDEDSVVGNTKRVERARGGLNITYDPKMLSTDDSWTNWPDRSRGKLKVLHRNPNPLSSSQSSEDWGGSKGSSVYVSLDEYIKMKDTRRPRSKSPVRNQKDKQRNRQKNEQKDEQKVEPKKSQKSEKDPPENRQLAEVAALQTLLKQLFQRCSEHMNNLTEFLKEFMDQPHKDNLTYLLREFVGLPQRSEGEDGSNLNPDAMSDDSDDEGMDWLSQNPFTSAHRISVPESSRGEDSPSRLKRFRVILQSCIRSVREFFSTWDQESFRSWLDREDPLFVGHSGDPSFLLLVDRLMLAVKWATKLEELQAATRVQPEQVVLDSEREQQLRNEPNFRRVSSRSLTRLKTLLNSVDPHSAQPLYLVTQSKGRQC from the coding sequence ATGTTTGATAATTCAAATCACAAGATGAGCAAATACTTCAACACCGAGATCCTCAAGACGCTGGTGGCCCAGGCGCCGGTCGATGGGCAGGACATCTGCAATGATCGCTTCGCAGCCATGGAAAAAGCGGGTCAGTACCTCCTGTTCGTCTCCTCGGATCCCAAGAAGGAACTACATCCGCAGAAGGTGAAGACGACCCTGCGGCAATTGTTTCAAGCGGAGGTCAAAGAGCATGGTTGCATCGTGAGGATCCGTGAAGAAACCGCGCACAAGGATCAGGGGCAGGCGCATGAGGAGCAAAAGATCCCCCAAGAAGAGGATTACGATGAGGATTCGGTTGTGGGAAACACCAAGCGAGTAGAACGCGCCAGGGGCGGCCTCAACATCACCTACGATCCCAAGATGCTGTCCACGGATGACTCCTGGACCAACTGGCCGGACAGGAGCCGTGGCAAATTAAAGGTACTGCACCGCAACCCCAACCCCCTTAGCAGCTCTCAAAGTAGCGAGGATTGGGGCGGATCGAAGGGCAGCTCAGTGTACGTTTCGCTGGACGAATACATCAAGATGAAGGATACAAGACGGCCTCGTTCGAAGAGCCCTGTGAGGAACCAGAAGGATAAGCAGAGGAATAGGCAGAAGAATGAGCAGAAGGATGAGCAGAAGGTCGAGCCGAAGAAGAGCCAGAAGAGCGAGAAGGATCCCCCAGAGAACCGCCAGCTGGCGGAGGTAGCAGCTCTGCAGACGCTGCTGAAGCAATTGTTCCAGCGGTGCTCCGAGCACATGAACAATCTGACAGAGTTCCTCAAGGAGTTCATGGACCAGCCCCACAAGGACAACCTGACATACTTGCTCAGAGAGTTTGTAGGTCTGCCCCAGCGGTCGGAAGGTGAGGACGGATCGAATCTCAACCCCGACGCGATGTCGGATGACTCCGACGACGAGGGGATGGACTGGCTTAGCCAGAATCCCTTCACCAGTGCACACAGGATTTCGGTGCCAGAAAGCAGTCGAGGGGAGGACTCCCCCAGTCGCCTGAAGCGATTCCGAGTCATCCTGCAATCTTGCATACGTTCTGTTCGCGAGTTCTTCTCCACCTGGGACCAGGAGTCCTTTCGGTCCTGGTTGGATCGTGAAGATCCTCTGTTTGTGGGACACAGCGGCGATCCCTCCTTCTTGTTACTGGTGGACCGCCTCATGCTCGCCGTCAAGTGGGCTACAAAACTGGAGGAGTTACAAGCCGCAACCCGGGTTCAGCCAGAGCAAGTGGTACTGGACTCCGAAAGGGAGCAGCAGCTGAGGAACGAACCCAACTTTCGCAGGGTCTCCAGCCGGTCCCTAACCCGCTTGAAGACCTTGCTCAATTCGGTGGATCCGCACAGCGCACAGCCCTTGTACTTGGTAACTCAGAGCAAGGGCCGCCAGTGCTGA
- the LOC108035766 gene encoding histidine--tRNA ligase, cytoplasmic isoform X1: MLRSIGRQWRCSAAFQCATFQTAPSGGGRANSSGVPAQQWQQQQQAQEQQQQHEQLLQIDEEVARLLALKATLGGDAAPANQKFTLKTPKGTRDYGPQQMTLRQGVLDKIVQVFKRHGGEAIDTPVFELKEVLTGKYGEDSKLIYDLKDQGGEILSMRYDLTVPLARYLAMNKISSIKRYHIAKVYRRDNPAMTKGRYREFYQCDFDIAGTYDPMLADAECVKIVSEILDTLDIGEYVIKLNHRQLLDGMFQACGVPADSFRTICSAVDKLDKSPWADVRKEMVEEKGLDEAAADRIGEYVRLSGGAELVEQLLADEKLKAVPNAVKGLEGMQLLLKYCSIFGLEKRVSFDLSLARGLDYYTGVIYEGVLKGESAAVASPAKTSQQNGEQANEPATVGSVAGGGRYDNLVGMFDPRGKAVPCVGVSIGVERIFSVLEARAAASGLKLRTSDVEVYVASAHKGLHEQRLKVLNQLWDAGVKAEHSYKLNPKLLVQLQHCEEHQIPLVVVLGDAELAQGMVKLREVTTRQESNVKLEDLAAEIRRRQQAA; the protein is encoded by the exons ATGTTGCGTTCAATTGGCCGCCAGTGGCGCTGTAGTGCTGCGTTTCAGTGTGCAACGTTCCAGACGGCGCCCTCTGGCGGCGGGCGCGCCAACTCGTCCGGCGTTCCAGCCCAAcaatggcaacaacaacaacaagcacaagaacaacaacaacaacatgaGCAACTGCTGCAG ATCGATGAGGAGGTCGCCCGCCTGCTGGCCCTCAAGGCCACGCTGGGCGGAGATGCCGCCCCCGCCAACCAGAAGTTCACGCTGAAGACGCCCAAGGGCACCCGGGACTATGGCCCCCAGCAGATGACCCTGCGCCAGGGCGTCCTGGACAAGATCGTCCAGGTGTTCAAGCGCCACGGCGGCGAGGCCATCGACACGCCCGTCTTCGAGCTGAAG GAAGTACTCACGGGCAAGTACGGCGAGGACTCGAAGCTGATCTACGACTTGAAGGACCAGGGCGGTGAGATTCTATCGATGCGGTATGACTTGACCGTACCGCTGGCGCGCTACCTGGCCATGAACAAGATCTCGAGCATCAAGCGCTACCACATCGCCAAGGTTTATCGCCGCGACAACCCGGCGATGACCAAGGGTCGCTACAGGGAGTTCTACCAGTGCGACTTCGACATCGCCGGCACCTACGATCCCATGCTGGCGGATGCCGAGTGCGTGAAGATTGTGTCGGAGATCTTGGACACCCTGGACATCGGGGAGTATGTGATAAAGCTAAATCACCGCCAGCTGCTGGACGGCATGTTCCAGGCGTGTGGAGTGCCGGCAGACAGCTTCCGCACCATCTGCTCGGCGGTGGATAAGTTGGACAAG TCTCCCTGGGCGGATGTgcgcaaggaaatggtggagGAGAAGGGCCTGGACGAGGCGGCGGCGGATCGAATTGGCGAGTACGTGCGGCTGAGTGGCGGGGCCGAGCTGGTGGAACAGCTGCTGGCCGACGAAAAGCTAAAGGCTGTGCCCAATGCCGTGAAGGGTCTGGAGGGCATGCAGTTGCTGCTCAAGTACTGCTCCATCTTTGGCCTGGAGAAGCGCGTTAGCTTCGATTTGAGTCTGGCCCGAGGCCTGGACTACTACACCGGTGTGATCTACGAAGGCGTGCTCAAGGGAGAGTCCGCCGCCGTGGCATCTCCTGCCAAGACATCACAGCAAAACGGAGAGCAGGCGAATGAGCCGGCAACCGTGGGATCGGTGGCTGGAGGTGGTCGCTACGACAACCTGGTGGGCATGTTCGATCCCCGGGGCAAGGCTGTGCCCTGCGTGGGCGTCTCCATTGGCGTGGAGCGCATCTTCTCGGTTCTGGAGGCGAGGGCTGCTGCCAGCGGCCTAAAGCTGCGCACCAGCGACGTGGAGGTGTACGTGGCCTCCGCCCACAAAGGCCTACACGAGCAGCGACTGAAGGTGCTGAACCAGCTGTGGGACGCGGGCGTGAAG GCGGAGCACTCTTACAAGCTGAACCCCAAGCTGCTGGTGCAGCTGCAGCACTGCGAAGAGCACCAGATCCCCCTGGTGGTGGTCCTCGGCGACGCGGAGTTGGCCCAGGGAATGGTGAAGCTGCGTGAGGTGACCACGCGCCAGGAGAGCAACGTTAAGCTGGAGGATCTGGCCGCCGAGATCCGGCGACGGCAGCAGGCCGCCTag
- the LOC127012517 gene encoding uncharacterized protein LOC127012517: protein MNNRGGERVLCAFQCPSVRQFQGSSARFQPLPPASTCCDRLMPLIRPSRRTSPLCRCQLCALHTFPPKSERDSRRAGEPSESGDRRSAIGLSLTAKARAERSCVHGRREAALQSRLESQNAEPSAGAQFPKSQCSYGQTDMRTL, encoded by the exons atgaacaacAGAGGTGGAGAAAGAGTGCTCTGCGCCTTCCAATGTCCCAGTGTACGCCAATTCCAGGGTTCTTCCGCTCGGTTCCAGCCGCTCCCGCCTGCGAGCACCTGCTGCGATCGACTGATGCCTCTAATCCGCCCGAGCCGCCGCACATCGCCTCTCTGCCGATGCCAACTGTGCGCCCTGCACACGTTCCCACCGAAGAGCGAGCGAGATAGCCGGCGAGCGGGAGAGCCGAGCGAGAGCGGCGACCGGCGATCGGCGATCGGCTTGAGCTTGACCGCCAAAGCTCGGGCGGAACGCTCGTGCGTGCACGGCCGTCGAGAAGCAGCGCTCCAGTCACGCCTGGAATCGCAAAATGCCGAACCATCTGCCGGCGCACAG TTTCCAAAATCCCAGTGTTcatacggacaaacggacatgaGAACTTTATAG
- the LOC108035766 gene encoding histidine--tRNA ligase, cytoplasmic isoform X2 translates to MSDTREQILEQIKVQGDLVRQLKAAKESKEKIDEEVARLLALKATLGGDAAPANQKFTLKTPKGTRDYGPQQMTLRQGVLDKIVQVFKRHGGEAIDTPVFELKEVLTGKYGEDSKLIYDLKDQGGEILSMRYDLTVPLARYLAMNKISSIKRYHIAKVYRRDNPAMTKGRYREFYQCDFDIAGTYDPMLADAECVKIVSEILDTLDIGEYVIKLNHRQLLDGMFQACGVPADSFRTICSAVDKLDKSPWADVRKEMVEEKGLDEAAADRIGEYVRLSGGAELVEQLLADEKLKAVPNAVKGLEGMQLLLKYCSIFGLEKRVSFDLSLARGLDYYTGVIYEGVLKGESAAVASPAKTSQQNGEQANEPATVGSVAGGGRYDNLVGMFDPRGKAVPCVGVSIGVERIFSVLEARAAASGLKLRTSDVEVYVASAHKGLHEQRLKVLNQLWDAGVKAEHSYKLNPKLLVQLQHCEEHQIPLVVVLGDAELAQGMVKLREVTTRQESNVKLEDLAAEIRRRQQAA, encoded by the exons ATGAGTGATACGCGTGAGCAGATTCTGGAGCAAATCAAAGTGCAAGGCGATCTCGTCCGACAGTTGAAGGCAGCGAAGGAGTCGAAGGAGAAG ATCGATGAGGAGGTCGCCCGCCTGCTGGCCCTCAAGGCCACGCTGGGCGGAGATGCCGCCCCCGCCAACCAGAAGTTCACGCTGAAGACGCCCAAGGGCACCCGGGACTATGGCCCCCAGCAGATGACCCTGCGCCAGGGCGTCCTGGACAAGATCGTCCAGGTGTTCAAGCGCCACGGCGGCGAGGCCATCGACACGCCCGTCTTCGAGCTGAAG GAAGTACTCACGGGCAAGTACGGCGAGGACTCGAAGCTGATCTACGACTTGAAGGACCAGGGCGGTGAGATTCTATCGATGCGGTATGACTTGACCGTACCGCTGGCGCGCTACCTGGCCATGAACAAGATCTCGAGCATCAAGCGCTACCACATCGCCAAGGTTTATCGCCGCGACAACCCGGCGATGACCAAGGGTCGCTACAGGGAGTTCTACCAGTGCGACTTCGACATCGCCGGCACCTACGATCCCATGCTGGCGGATGCCGAGTGCGTGAAGATTGTGTCGGAGATCTTGGACACCCTGGACATCGGGGAGTATGTGATAAAGCTAAATCACCGCCAGCTGCTGGACGGCATGTTCCAGGCGTGTGGAGTGCCGGCAGACAGCTTCCGCACCATCTGCTCGGCGGTGGATAAGTTGGACAAG TCTCCCTGGGCGGATGTgcgcaaggaaatggtggagGAGAAGGGCCTGGACGAGGCGGCGGCGGATCGAATTGGCGAGTACGTGCGGCTGAGTGGCGGGGCCGAGCTGGTGGAACAGCTGCTGGCCGACGAAAAGCTAAAGGCTGTGCCCAATGCCGTGAAGGGTCTGGAGGGCATGCAGTTGCTGCTCAAGTACTGCTCCATCTTTGGCCTGGAGAAGCGCGTTAGCTTCGATTTGAGTCTGGCCCGAGGCCTGGACTACTACACCGGTGTGATCTACGAAGGCGTGCTCAAGGGAGAGTCCGCCGCCGTGGCATCTCCTGCCAAGACATCACAGCAAAACGGAGAGCAGGCGAATGAGCCGGCAACCGTGGGATCGGTGGCTGGAGGTGGTCGCTACGACAACCTGGTGGGCATGTTCGATCCCCGGGGCAAGGCTGTGCCCTGCGTGGGCGTCTCCATTGGCGTGGAGCGCATCTTCTCGGTTCTGGAGGCGAGGGCTGCTGCCAGCGGCCTAAAGCTGCGCACCAGCGACGTGGAGGTGTACGTGGCCTCCGCCCACAAAGGCCTACACGAGCAGCGACTGAAGGTGCTGAACCAGCTGTGGGACGCGGGCGTGAAG GCGGAGCACTCTTACAAGCTGAACCCCAAGCTGCTGGTGCAGCTGCAGCACTGCGAAGAGCACCAGATCCCCCTGGTGGTGGTCCTCGGCGACGCGGAGTTGGCCCAGGGAATGGTGAAGCTGCGTGAGGTGACCACGCGCCAGGAGAGCAACGTTAAGCTGGAGGATCTGGCCGCCGAGATCCGGCGACGGCAGCAGGCCGCCTag
- the LOC108035760 gene encoding uncharacterized protein LOC108035760: MNKSQKPTKVKRGKRVARPKTQPQDLVESEVENARKAVERKLIYLSESNGANPPLRSEKRSAGGAGSGGGGTNAHGGRRRKHGKKHLAQVPPKGATDDEEETLQEKVYKYESRRRGGYNVLLESPRRNGLTPRDYEAEAAEMAALLAARRAPSGTTKPGQLGGEGKGSQDGELGRLQLRPLSSYAQDHHHHLPSYSCSVCGAKFHIRSLLGAHRHTHDDDFKVRFRGRRPPDSSTTLTAASLCKFCDRRFELERTLHIHQLCHCKKISPQQRRKLAFTELAHEKKAPLPSFQRAQKAHRHQGTIAPSTKPPLTQQQQLHKTIMQSSAAHERWR, from the exons ATGAACAAGTCCCAGAAGCCCACAAAGGTGAAGCGCGGCAAGCGCGTCGCCCGTCCCAAGACTCAGCCGCAGGACCTCGTGGAGTCGGAGGTGGAGAACGCCCGCAAGGCGGTGGAGCGCAAGTTGATCTACCTGTCCGAGTCCAACGGCGCCAACCCGCCGCTCCGTTCGGAGAAGCGGAGCGCGGGAGGAGCCGGATCTGGAGGCGGCGGCACCAATGCCCACGGAGGACGTAGGCGCAAGCACGGCAAAAAGCATCTGGCGCAGGTGCCGCCCAAAGGAGCTaccgacgacgaggaggaaaCGCTGCAGGAGAAGGTGTACAAGTACGAAAGCAGAAGGCGCGGGGGATACAATG TACTCCTGGAGTCTCCTCGTCGCAACGGCCTCACGCCGCGGGACTACGAGGCCGAGGCGGCGGAAATGGCGGCTCTTCTGGCCGCCCGGCGAGCGCCCAGCGGCACCACGAAGCCCGGCCAGCTTGGGGGCGAGGGCAAGGGCAGTCAGGACGGGGAGCTCGGACGGCTGCAGCTGAGGCCGCTGAGCAGCTACGCCCAGGACCATCACCACCACCTGCCCAGCTACTCGTGCAGCGTGTGCGGCGCCAAGTTCCACATCCGGTCGCTGCTGGGCGCCCACCGGCACACCCACGACGACGACTTCAAGGTGCGCTTCCGGGGACGCAGGCCGCCGGACAGCAGCACCACCCTGACCGCCGCCAGCCTGTGCAAGTTCTGCGACCGCCGGTTCGAGCTGGAGCGCACCCTGCACATCCACCAGCTGTGCCACTGCAAGAAGATATCGCCGCAGCAGCGCCGCAAGCTGGCCTTCACGGAGCTGGCCCACGAGAAGAAGGCGCCGCTGCCCAGCTTCCAGCGCGCCCAGAAGGCCCACCGCCACCAGGGCACCATCGCCCCTTCGACCAAGCCGCCGCtgacgcagcagcagcagctccacaAGACCATCATGCAGTCGTCGGCGGCGCACGAGCGCTGGCGCTAA
- the LOC127012516 gene encoding uncharacterized protein LOC127012516, translating into MEAFNLVNSPNPDEPDQYGPNQMDVNEMLTAIFQKCTPLERPYLPRFPKHVLLPLWARPNFPKITLGPRARSALPPRGGLQMGRTEICHRVPNKIGNFPPGRVFAATVLHMSTLDSTLVVSEWDSTLVEFLFVGKIPLQELGQLPNYGELFAVYSAAEKSFSRIALYAGTDGAYEAYRVDYGTYIRMTGMERIFKLPEDLQKLPAEAIRCCLVNVNNAAQVPDCSSHGIKLEVLHNNGAELLVDHIKPEKASEESDGSEDSGVGASFEQSGAESRVLGSTARVQVSFVHSPIEFYAHFLEGPVPPAWKEEEVPKGTFTFRPLEVVLAKYEDGLYYRARIMSMVKCECLLFYVDFGYSQFALVDSLVPCFDVQKMNASLAVKFKLEGLQILEYPTEKGAEGIEYLTEKLVGQQIDVTITDYQPLEGYLIRLPEALSGVQEQLLAEGYAFPE; encoded by the coding sequence ATGGAAGCCTTCAATCTAGTTAATTCCCCAAATCCAGATGAGCCCGATCAATATGGACCCAATCAAATGGATGTAAATGAGATGCTCACGGCGATTTTCCAGAAATGCACGCCGCTCGAACGTCCGTACCTCCCTAGATTCCCCAAGCATGTGTTGCTGCCCCTCTGGGCCAGGCCAAATTTCCCCAAAATTACTTTAGGGCCGCGGGCCAGGTCCGCGCTGCCACCGAGGGGCGGACTGCAGATGGGCCGCACGGAAATATGCCACAGGGTCCCCAATAAAATAGGCAACTTTCCCCCAGGACGCGTATTCGCGGCCACCGTGCTGCACATGAGCACACTCGACAGCACCTTGGTCGTGTCGGAGTGGGACTCCACCCTGGTCGAGTTCCTGTTCGTGGGAAAAATCCCGCTGCAGGAGCTGGGGCAGCTGCCCAACTACGGCGAACTCTTTGCTGTCTATAGCGCCGCGGAGAAATCCTTTTCGCGTATCGCCCTCTACGCTGGCACGGATGGGGCATATGAGGCGTACCGGGTGGACTACGGCACCTACATTCGCATGACTGGCATGGAACGAATTTTTAAGCTACCGGAGGATCTGCAAAAGCTGCCTGCGGAGGCGATCCGATGCTGTTTGGTCAACGTCAACAATGCCGCCCAGGTGCCCGACTGCAGTAGCCATGGCATCAAGCTGGAAGTGCTCCACAACAATGGGGCCGAGCTACTGGTGGACCACATCAAACCCGAAAAAGCAAGCGAGGAGTCGGACGGGTCTGAGGATTCGGGAGTGGGCGCATCCTTTGAGCAATCTGGAGCCGAGAGCCGCGTGCTGGGCAGCACTGCTCGCGTCCAAGTCAGCTTTGTCCATTCCCCCATCGAGTTTTATGCCCATTTTTTGGAGGGTCCTGTGCCGCCGGCCtggaaggaggaggaggtgcccAAGGGCACATTTACATTTCGCCCTTTGGAAGTTGTTCTGGCGAAATATGAGGACGGCTTGTACTATCGTGCCAGGATCATGAGCATGGTGAAGTGCGAGTGCCTCCTGTTCTACGTGGACTTTGGCTACTCCCAGTTCGCACTAGTGGACTCCTTGGTCCCGTGCTTCGATGTGCAGAAGATGAACGCCAGCTTGGCCGTGAAGTTCAAACTGGAGGGACTCCAAATCCTAGAATACCCGACCGAGAAGGGCGCTGAAGGCATAGAGTACTTGACGGAGAAACTAGTCGGCCAGCAGATTGATGTTACTATTACGGACTATCAGCCACTCGAAGGCTATTTGATCCGCCTTCCGGAAGCACTATCCGGCGTGCAGGAGCAACTATTGGCGGAGGGATATGCATTTCCAGAATAA
- the LOC108035770 gene encoding uncharacterized protein LOC108035770 codes for MSQVEKQHLESPPEAGAGSPGEASSVAVAADATETEKLVEKLLGMGFPEGQARIALAGCHNNVELAVQLMVAGEESKKQRRGHQGLRQLRESLLGNPFSTNKAIEQMMRSNHTVQALAEFVKQSGVEAMQLLLADPDLGPEGSSSAGSSSSSDSAEN; via the coding sequence ATGTCGCAAGTGGAGAAGCAGCACCTTGAATCCCCGCCAGAGGCAGGAGCTGGGTCTCCCGGAGAAGCCTCGTCCGTGGCCGTGGCGGCGGACGCCACCGAAACGGAGAAGCTGGTGGAAAAGCTGCTGGGAATGGGTTTTCCGGAGGGCCAAGCCCGCATTGCGCTGGCCGGATGCCACAACAACGTCGAGCTGGCGGTGCAGCTCATGGTCGCGGGCGAGGAGTCCAAGAAGCAGCGTCGTGGTCACCAGGGGTTGCGGCAGCTGCGCGAGTCCCTTTTGGGGAACCCGTTTTCCACGAATAAGGCCATCGAACAGATGATGCGGAGCAACCACACCGTGCAGGCGCTTGCGGAGTTCGTAAAACAAAGCGGCGTGGAGGCCATGCAGCTGCTGCTCGCCGATCCCGACCTTGGCCCGGAGGGATCTTCATCCGCTGGAAGCTCGTCGTCGAGCGATTCAGCTGAGAACTGA